A section of the Campylobacter porcelli genome encodes:
- the dmeF gene encoding CDF family Co(II)/Ni(II) efflux transporter DmeF, protein MINHTQMRYAYDHGFHSSNDIAKKNTLYAIIFTIIMMVAEIIGGIYFGSMALLADGWHMSSHALALGLAYFAYIISNRYKSDGRFNFGTYKIEILASYTSALSLLVVAFLMIYHSILKFINPQTIAYKEAIFIAIIGLVVNLICAWLLRSSHDHHNHDHHHDDLNLKAAYMHVIADALTSILAIIALSFGLLFGADFLDPLMGIVGAILILVWAIGLLRQSGKILLDANMNEPIVGEVIDILRLFRSDLIIKDLHLIKVAKDKYACIISLSSDEPLDIESIKKELSKHKELVHILVEIYPK, encoded by the coding sequence ATGATAAATCACACACAAATGCGATACGCCTACGACCATGGCTTTCACTCTTCAAATGATATTGCTAAGAAAAATACACTATATGCGATAATATTCACAATAATTATGATGGTAGCTGAGATTATAGGCGGGATATATTTTGGCTCAATGGCACTTTTGGCTGATGGTTGGCATATGAGTTCTCACGCTTTAGCACTGGGACTAGCATATTTTGCCTACATTATATCAAATAGATATAAAAGCGATGGTAGATTTAATTTTGGCACATATAAGATAGAAATTCTAGCTAGTTATACTAGTGCGTTATCTCTTTTGGTGGTTGCGTTTTTGATGATTTATCACTCTATTTTAAAATTTATAAACCCGCAAACTATAGCATATAAAGAGGCTATTTTCATCGCTATTATAGGGCTTGTGGTGAATTTAATCTGTGCTTGGCTATTAAGGTCTAGCCACGATCATCATAATCACGATCACCACCACGATGATCTAAATTTAAAGGCTGCTTATATGCATGTCATAGCTGATGCGCTTACTTCTATTTTAGCTATAATAGCTTTAAGTTTTGGGCTTTTATTTGGGGCTGATTTTCTTGATCCGCTTATGGGGATAGTGGGAGCTATTTTAATTTTAGTGTGGGCTATAGGGTTGCTAAGGCAATCAGGTAAAATACTACTTGATGCAAATATGAATGAGCCAATAGTTGGTGAAGTTATCGATATTTTACGCCTATTTAGAAGTGATCTAATCATCAAGGATCTACATCTTATAAAAGTAGCAAAGGATAAATACGCTTGTATAATCTCTTTAAGCTCAGATGAGCCATTAGATATAGAATCTATCAAAAAAGAGTTATCAAAGCACAAAGAGCTAGTTCATATATTAGTAGAGATATATCCAAAATAG
- a CDS encoding D-amino acid aminotransferase, with product MAAMISMQKVFLNGEFIDKDRAKISIFDRGFIFGDGIYEVVPVVNSTMIERDGFWDRFQRSLSEISLNLPYSKGEFETILNKLIKINSLKEGGLYIQITRGIAPRDFIFVKGIEPTIMAFAFADSVLENPKSKSGISIISTEDIRWKRRDIKSISLLGQCYAKNQAAIAGADECFMVENGYVTEAGSSSAFIIKDHTLITKPLSNEILPGIRRNKLLSLATQIGLKVQERKFSMSEVYNADECFISAATIILLPVIKADGKAINGGKIGQYSLKLRELYKNSLITEANKIKEIK from the coding sequence ATGGCAGCAATGATCTCCATGCAAAAAGTCTTTTTAAATGGCGAATTTATCGATAAAGATAGAGCTAAAATAAGCATATTTGATCGTGGATTTATCTTTGGCGATGGGATTTATGAGGTAGTACCAGTGGTAAATTCAACCATGATAGAAAGAGATGGGTTTTGGGATAGATTTCAAAGGAGTTTGAGCGAAATTAGCCTAAATTTACCATACTCTAAGGGCGAATTTGAAACAATCTTAAACAAACTAATAAAGATAAATTCACTTAAAGAAGGTGGATTATATATACAAATTACCCGTGGGATTGCCCCAAGAGATTTTATCTTTGTAAAAGGGATTGAGCCAACTATAATGGCTTTTGCCTTTGCTGATAGCGTCCTTGAAAATCCAAAATCCAAAAGCGGTATTAGCATAATCTCCACTGAAGATATAAGATGGAAAAGACGCGATATAAAGTCCATCTCCTTACTAGGTCAATGCTACGCTAAAAATCAAGCTGCGATAGCTGGGGCTGATGAGTGCTTTATGGTAGAAAATGGCTATGTAACTGAAGCTGGAAGTAGTAGTGCTTTTATCATAAAAGATCACACTTTGATAACCAAACCCCTATCTAATGAGATTTTACCAGGAATTAGGCGTAATAAACTCTTAAGCTTAGCCACACAAATTGGTCTAAAAGTCCAAGAGCGTAAATTTAGCATGAGTGAAGTATATAACGCAGATGAGTGCTTCATAAGTGCTGCGACAATAATACTCTTGCCAGTTATAAAAGCAGATGGCAAAGCCATAAATGGCGGTAAAATCGGACAATACTCGCTTAAGCTTAGAGAGCTTTATAAAAATAGTTTAATAACTGAAGCTAATAAAATTAAGGAGATAAAATGA